The Castanea sativa cultivar Marrone di Chiusa Pesio chromosome 11, ASM4071231v1 genome contains a region encoding:
- the LOC142616261 gene encoding uncharacterized protein LOC142616261: MEDLAQSWKRLSLSEREGPGCCLTAEESVNNFSIAARFITKRAINVDSIARTFTPLWRAKKGFKIQNIGDHEMLFSFETKEDVDKILGSEPWSSDKHLVVMQRYDNDKQFQDIKYARTTFWVQVHGLPMKFMTIAVAEKICEVVGEVISHS, encoded by the coding sequence ATGGAGGACCTAGCACAATCTTGGAAGCGCCTTTCTCTGTCAGAAAGAGAAGGGCCAGGATGCTGCCTCACGGCAGAGGAGAGTGTCAACAATTTCTCCATAGCTGCAAGATTCATCACTAAGAGAGCTATCAATGTAGACTCAATAGCAAGGACTTTTACACCTCTGTGGCGAGCAAAGAAGGGTTTCAAGATTCAAAATATTGGAGATCATGAGATGCTCTTTTCCTTCGAAACTAAAGAGGATGTGGACAAAATTCTGGGCAGTGAACCATGGAGTTCTGACAAGCACTTGGTGGTCATGCAACGCTATGATAATGATAAACAGTTCCAGGACATCAAGTATGCTAGGACTACCTTTTGGGTGCAAGTCCATGGACTCCCAATGAAGTTTATGACCATTGCAGTGGCGGAAAAAATATGTGAAGTTGTGGGAGAGGTTATCAGTCATTCCTAG